One Pullulanibacillus sp. KACC 23026 DNA segment encodes these proteins:
- a CDS encoding MFS transporter: MSKDRKRSTFALVALAMSAFAIGTTEFISVGLLPLIASDLKIPISIAGLTVSLYALGVTFGAPVLTSVTSKIPRKTLLILIMIVFIAGNSIAACATGIGILIIGRVISALSHGIFMSIGSTIAADLVPENRRASAISIMFSGLTIATVTGVPLGTFIGQQYGWRMAFVLITAVGIIALLANCILVPSDLRKGIPTAFSSQFKLLKNSRLLLIFIITALGYGGTFVVFTYLSPILVTITGFKENLVSIILLIYGIAIAIGNMLGGKLTNKNPLKALFYMFIVQAIILFIFLFTAPHKSIALMTVFFMGLLAFMNVPGLQLYAVMLAERFIPTAVDVASAINIAAFNAGIALGSYLGGLITHSFGLIHTTWIGSLMVLAAVMLTGWSRRLETQDPKANSLLEQTCS, translated from the coding sequence ATGTCCAAAGATAGAAAAAGGAGTACATTTGCGCTTGTAGCATTAGCGATGAGCGCCTTTGCAATTGGGACAACAGAATTCATTAGTGTTGGATTACTGCCGCTTATTGCATCAGATTTAAAAATACCCATTTCGATAGCAGGGTTAACGGTCTCTTTGTATGCTTTAGGAGTTACTTTTGGGGCGCCTGTCCTGACTTCAGTTACTTCAAAAATTCCCCGAAAGACCTTATTAATTTTAATCATGATCGTTTTCATTGCTGGTAACAGTATCGCAGCATGTGCAACGGGAATTGGTATATTGATTATTGGCCGTGTTATTTCTGCCCTCTCACATGGTATTTTCATGTCAATTGGCTCAACCATTGCGGCCGATTTAGTTCCTGAAAATCGAAGAGCAAGTGCCATCTCTATTATGTTTTCAGGACTAACGATTGCTACAGTTACGGGTGTGCCTTTAGGAACCTTTATTGGGCAACAATATGGATGGAGAATGGCTTTTGTTCTAATTACTGCCGTTGGGATCATCGCTCTTCTTGCCAACTGTATTCTAGTGCCCTCTGACTTACGGAAAGGAATCCCAACAGCCTTTAGCAGTCAATTTAAACTACTAAAGAACAGCCGACTGTTGCTCATATTTATTATTACTGCCTTAGGTTATGGCGGAACATTTGTCGTTTTTACTTATTTATCACCTATTTTAGTTACTATTACTGGCTTTAAAGAAAATTTAGTTTCCATTATTTTACTCATTTACGGCATTGCCATTGCCATTGGTAATATGCTGGGTGGTAAACTCACCAATAAAAATCCACTTAAAGCATTATTTTATATGTTCATTGTACAGGCTATTATTCTCTTTATTTTCTTGTTCACAGCACCTCATAAATCAATAGCGCTGATGACAGTCTTCTTTATGGGACTTCTCGCTTTTATGAACGTACCTGGATTACAACTCTATGCGGTGATGTTGGCGGAGAGATTCATACCAACAGCCGTTGATGTGGCATCCGCCATTAATATTGCTGCCTTTAACGCTGGAATTGCACTTGGCTCCTATCTTGGAGGGCTGATTACCCATTCATTCGGTCTTATTCACACGACCTGGATTGGCTCACTCATGGTGCTGGCAGCCGTTATGTTGACAGGGTGGAGCAGAAGATTAGAGACACAAGATCCAAAGGCAAACAGCTTGTTGGAGCAAACTTGTTCTTAA
- a CDS encoding Ada metal-binding domain-containing protein produces the protein MASNINFTFEEMWEKIIACDRKYDGLFFTAVKTTRIYCRPSCRSRKPKKINVEFYFDMNKVEKAGYRPCKRCQPEVEHSPNIVLVRNIVAFLVNHYKQNLMLKDIADQAGLSPYYLERLFKQETSETPRTYLEKIRIDKAVYLLKSTDLTNLEICYEVGFQSPSNFYKVFRSLKNCSPSNYRKELQNELDGL, from the coding sequence ATGGCTTCTAATATCAACTTTACATTTGAAGAGATGTGGGAGAAAATTATCGCTTGTGACCGTAAATATGATGGGCTATTTTTTACGGCCGTAAAAACAACAAGAATATATTGTCGCCCTTCCTGCCGCTCAAGAAAACCCAAAAAAATAAATGTTGAATTTTACTTTGACATGAATAAGGTTGAAAAGGCAGGTTATCGTCCATGCAAAAGATGTCAGCCAGAAGTAGAGCATTCACCCAATATTGTGCTCGTCAGGAATATAGTAGCGTTCCTAGTCAATCATTATAAGCAAAATTTAATGTTAAAGGATATAGCGGATCAAGCCGGGTTAAGTCCTTATTATCTGGAACGTTTATTTAAACAAGAAACCTCTGAGACACCGCGTACGTATCTAGAGAAGATACGTATTGATAAAGCTGTCTATCTACTTAAAAGCACAGATTTGACGAACCTTGAGATTTGCTATGAAGTGGGGTTCCAAAGCCCTTCTAATTTTTATAAAGTATTTCGAAGTTTAAAAAACTGTTCACCAAGCAACTATCGAAAGGAACTTCAAAATGAATTGGATGGATTGTGA
- a CDS encoding aldo/keto reductase, with protein sequence MLIDLQSTTTLSNGIKMPWFGLGVFKVEEGPELINAVKVAIKHGYRSIDTASIYGNEEGVGKAIIEGIEEAGISRDDLFITSKVWNADLGYESTLNAFTTSLNKLGLDYLNLYLIHWPVEGKYKEAWRALETLYKEGKVKAIGVSNFQIHHLEELMKEAEIKPMINQVEYHPRLTQKDLHAFCQKHGIQLEAWSPLMQGQLLDHPDLLSIANKYNKTVAQIILRWDLQNGVITIPKSTKEHRIIENSTVFDFELSQEDIKRINQLNQDLRVGPDPDHFDF encoded by the coding sequence ATGTTAATTGACTTGCAATCGACAACAACACTAAGTAACGGGATTAAAATGCCATGGTTTGGATTAGGTGTATTTAAAGTAGAGGAAGGACCAGAACTCATTAATGCTGTAAAAGTTGCTATAAAACATGGCTATCGCAGTATTGATACAGCGTCCATATATGGAAATGAAGAAGGCGTTGGTAAAGCTATTATCGAGGGAATAGAAGAAGCAGGTATTTCTAGAGATGACTTGTTTATCACATCCAAGGTTTGGAATGCTGATCTAGGATATGAGTCCACGCTCAACGCCTTCACGACAAGCCTAAATAAGCTTGGGTTAGACTATTTGAATTTATACCTCATTCACTGGCCTGTTGAAGGAAAATATAAAGAGGCATGGCGTGCTTTAGAAACCCTTTATAAAGAAGGAAAGGTAAAGGCTATTGGAGTGAGTAACTTTCAAATTCACCATTTAGAAGAATTAATGAAAGAAGCCGAAATAAAACCCATGATCAATCAGGTTGAATACCATCCCCGATTAACTCAAAAGGACCTTCATGCCTTTTGCCAAAAACATGGTATACAGCTGGAAGCTTGGTCACCTTTAATGCAAGGGCAATTATTGGATCACCCCGATTTGCTGTCAATTGCCAATAAATACAATAAAACAGTTGCCCAAATCATTTTACGTTGGGATTTGCAAAACGGTGTCATAACTATACCAAAATCTACAAAGGAACATCGGATTATCGAAAACTCTACTGTATTTGATTTTGAACTTTCACAAGAAGATATAAAACGAATTAACCAGCTTAATCAGGACCTCCGAGTAGGACCTGACCCTGATCACTTTGATTTTTAA
- the aspA gene encoding aspartate ammonia-lyase — MSITMSPTRTEKDFLGSKEVPAEAYYGIQTLRAVENFPITGYRIHEELIKAMAIVKKAAALANMDVKRLYSGIGEAIVKAADEMIAGKWHDQIIVDPIQGGAGTSINMNVNEVLANRAIELLGKQKGDYFQCSPNTHVNMSQSTNDSFPTAIHIAALNLLEKLLATMEDMHAVFHQKAEEFNPFIKMGRTHLQDAVPIRLGQEFEAYSRVIERDIKRIKQSRQHLYELNMGATAVGTGLNADPRYIELVVNYLADISGLPLVGAEHLVDATQNTDAYTEVSSALKVCMMNLSKIANDLRLMASGPRAGLGEISLPARQPGSSIMPGKVNPVMAELINQVAFQVIGNDHTICLASEAGQLELNVMEPVLVFNLLQSISIMNNAFRTFTDNCLKDIKANEERLKEYVEKSVGVITAVNPHLGYEVAARIAREAILSGAPIRELCLKYNVLTEEELNLILDPYEMTHPGIAGASLLERD, encoded by the coding sequence ATGTCAATCACAATGAGCCCAACACGTACTGAAAAAGATTTTTTAGGATCGAAGGAGGTCCCTGCCGAAGCTTATTATGGGATACAAACTCTTCGTGCGGTTGAAAACTTTCCAATTACGGGGTACCGGATTCATGAAGAATTAATTAAGGCAATGGCCATTGTGAAAAAGGCGGCAGCACTGGCAAATATGGATGTAAAACGGCTTTATTCCGGCATTGGAGAAGCCATTGTCAAAGCAGCTGACGAAATGATTGCAGGTAAATGGCATGACCAAATTATTGTTGATCCGATTCAAGGGGGAGCGGGTACCTCGATTAATATGAATGTGAATGAGGTTCTTGCCAACCGTGCTATTGAATTACTTGGTAAACAAAAAGGCGACTATTTTCAATGCAGCCCTAATACTCATGTAAATATGTCTCAATCGACGAATGATTCCTTTCCGACTGCCATTCATATAGCGGCACTTAACCTATTAGAAAAATTGCTTGCAACGATGGAGGACATGCATGCTGTTTTTCATCAAAAAGCTGAAGAATTCAATCCTTTTATTAAAATGGGACGAACTCATCTTCAGGATGCCGTTCCAATTCGGCTCGGTCAGGAATTTGAAGCTTATAGCCGAGTCATTGAACGTGATATTAAGCGGATCAAACAATCGCGGCAGCATTTATATGAATTAAACATGGGAGCAACTGCTGTTGGAACAGGATTAAATGCAGACCCTCGTTATATTGAATTAGTCGTAAACTATTTGGCAGACATCAGTGGGCTGCCTTTGGTCGGGGCGGAACATCTTGTTGATGCAACTCAAAACACGGATGCTTATACAGAAGTCTCATCGGCATTGAAAGTGTGTATGATGAATTTGTCAAAAATCGCCAATGACTTGCGATTAATGGCATCGGGTCCAAGAGCAGGCCTTGGTGAAATAAGTTTACCAGCAAGGCAGCCAGGTTCTTCTATTATGCCAGGTAAAGTTAATCCGGTTATGGCTGAACTCATTAATCAAGTAGCCTTTCAGGTTATTGGTAATGACCATACGATTTGTCTGGCATCGGAAGCGGGGCAGCTTGAACTAAATGTCATGGAGCCTGTTCTCGTCTTTAATCTTCTGCAATCGATCAGTATTATGAACAATGCGTTCCGAACGTTTACAGACAACTGTTTAAAAGATATTAAAGCCAATGAAGAGAGATTAAAAGAGTACGTCGAAAAAAGTGTTGGCGTGATTACAGCGGTTAACCCGCATCTTGGTTACGAGGTAGCCGCTCGGATTGCAAGAGAGGCGATTTTAAGCGGTGCCCCTATTCGCGAGTTATGTTTGAAATATAATGTGTTGACAGAAGAGGAGCTTAACTTAATCCTCGATCCTTATGAAATGACTCATCCCGGGATCGCGGGGGCTTCTTTATTGGAAAGAGACTAG
- a CDS encoding fumarylacetoacetate hydrolase family protein — MKVLQETQTIVRYQDQTGEIVYGIVEGEEVLQLSSPFTEIVNNELKLDGIRHKLSDIKILEPVEPSKVINFGWTYAEHAKETGGTANLKEPFLFLKPASSLIPNEGTIVLPTGDLTKQVEMEGEVALIIGKRGKNIKEEDALDYVFGCTIFNDVTARDLTKTDPQFTRGKGFDTFGPLGPWIVTGIDPTHLRIVTTLNGKTVQDGNTDQMSLSIPYLISWVSQIMTLEPGDVLATGSPSGSCPMKAGDVVTVEVEKIGKLRNYVI, encoded by the coding sequence ATGAAGGTTTTACAAGAAACACAAACGATTGTTCGTTATCAGGATCAAACAGGTGAAATAGTTTACGGAATAGTTGAGGGTGAGGAAGTTTTACAATTATCCAGTCCGTTTACTGAAATTGTAAATAACGAACTCAAACTTGATGGTATAAGACATAAATTGAGTGATATAAAAATTTTGGAGCCAGTCGAACCCTCAAAAGTTATTAATTTCGGTTGGACCTATGCTGAGCACGCAAAGGAGACCGGGGGAACGGCAAACCTCAAAGAGCCCTTTTTATTTTTAAAACCGGCATCTTCTTTGATTCCCAATGAAGGAACGATTGTACTGCCGACCGGTGATTTAACCAAGCAGGTAGAAATGGAAGGGGAAGTTGCCCTTATAATTGGGAAGCGCGGTAAAAATATTAAAGAAGAAGACGCATTGGATTATGTCTTTGGATGCACGATCTTTAATGATGTGACGGCAAGAGATCTTACAAAAACCGATCCCCAGTTTACACGAGGAAAAGGCTTCGACACGTTTGGTCCATTGGGTCCTTGGATCGTGACAGGTATAGATCCAACGCATTTACGAATTGTTACAACATTAAACGGAAAAACCGTCCAAGATGGTAATACAGATCAGATGTCCCTTTCCATCCCATACCTTATCAGCTGGGTTTCACAAATTATGACATTAGAGCCAGGCGATGTGTTGGCGACGGGTTCTCCTTCGGGCAGTTGCCCAATGAAAGCAGGCGATGTCGTAACGGTGGAAGTCGAGAAGATTGGTAAACTGCGTAATTATGTTATTTAA
- a CDS encoding DNA-3-methyladenine glycosylase produces the protein MNWMDCESSIEIFPPKEFNFEECLVFLGRSNQEVLHQIKEGSVYKLIKVDDTLILCKIGASLNSMKVEFPISIPSSHARQKVAEYIWEWFDLDQELGEFYRLAGQDKILETLVYKYYGLRIMCIPDLFEALVWAIMGQQINLTFAYTLKKRFVEQYGESLTFEGETFWLFPSFEKIASINVDDLRKLQFTNRKAEYIIGIAKAMAGGGLTKDLLLQMKDYQQIQKSLMMVRGVGAWTADYVMMKCLHITASFPIADVGLHNALKNLLGLERKPSIEEIKEYALNWRGWQSYATFYLWRSLHDKNV, from the coding sequence ATGAATTGGATGGATTGTGAATCATCAATAGAAATTTTTCCTCCAAAAGAATTTAATTTTGAGGAGTGTTTAGTTTTTTTGGGAAGGTCTAATCAGGAAGTACTTCATCAAATTAAAGAGGGCTCAGTGTATAAATTAATAAAAGTGGATGACACTTTGATCTTATGTAAAATTGGGGCGTCTCTTAATTCTATGAAGGTTGAGTTTCCAATCAGTATTCCATCTAGCCACGCTCGTCAAAAGGTGGCCGAGTATATCTGGGAATGGTTTGATTTGGATCAGGAATTAGGGGAATTTTATCGATTGGCCGGACAAGATAAGATTTTAGAAACCCTTGTCTATAAATATTATGGACTACGGATTATGTGCATTCCTGATTTATTTGAGGCGCTTGTATGGGCGATTATGGGCCAGCAGATTAATTTGACCTTTGCTTACACATTAAAGAAGCGCTTCGTTGAACAATATGGAGAGAGTCTAACGTTCGAAGGGGAAACGTTTTGGTTATTCCCTTCATTTGAGAAAATAGCTTCGATAAATGTTGATGATTTAAGGAAGCTTCAATTTACGAATAGGAAGGCTGAATACATCATTGGGATCGCTAAAGCTATGGCAGGTGGCGGGTTAACTAAGGACTTATTGCTTCAGATGAAAGATTATCAGCAAATACAAAAATCATTAATGATGGTAAGAGGAGTCGGAGCATGGACGGCAGATTACGTCATGATGAAATGCCTGCACATTACCGCTTCCTTCCCAATAGCCGATGTTGGACTTCATAATGCCTTAAAGAATCTATTAGGTTTAGAGAGAAAACCGTCTATTGAGGAAATAAAGGAGTATGCACTAAATTGGCGAGGTTGGCAGTCATATGCTACCTTTTATCTTTGGAGGTCTCTACATGACAAAAATGTATAA
- a CDS encoding asparaginase — MKKILLLATGGTIASVERSEGLVPGLSVEELLNFLPKSSDSHVDGKILMNMDSTNLQPEQWVTIADAVNRHYHDYDGFVITHGTDTLAYTSAALSYMLQDLEKPVVLTGSQVPISFSKTDAKKNVSDAIRFASEAIGGVFVLFDGRVILGTRAVKMRTKSYDAFESINHPYVAYVNGNEVNYQWKPDRNSKTFTFKPNLCTDVFLLKLYPGMKPETFDFLKDLYKGIIIESFGNGGLPFEGRSLLSKIKELTEEGMPIVITTQCLEEGEDLLLYEVGRKVAQYQVILSGDMNTEAIVPKLMWALGQTQSLEQVKQIIETPLAGDLTVKSDNEDEK, encoded by the coding sequence GTGAAGAAGATTTTGCTGTTAGCTACCGGTGGAACAATTGCCTCTGTTGAGAGAAGTGAGGGGCTAGTTCCAGGATTATCTGTTGAAGAATTATTGAACTTTTTACCTAAATCAAGTGATAGCCATGTTGACGGTAAAATCTTAATGAATATGGATAGTACAAATTTGCAGCCAGAGCAATGGGTAACAATTGCTGATGCCGTCAATAGGCATTATCATGATTATGACGGCTTTGTCATAACCCATGGAACCGATACGTTGGCGTATACATCCGCAGCCCTTTCATATATGCTTCAGGATCTGGAAAAACCGGTTGTCCTGACTGGGTCGCAGGTTCCAATCAGCTTTAGTAAAACCGATGCCAAGAAAAATGTTTCGGATGCCATTCGGTTTGCCAGTGAGGCTATTGGCGGGGTGTTTGTTCTTTTTGATGGCCGGGTCATTCTTGGAACAAGGGCGGTCAAAATGAGAACAAAGAGTTATGATGCCTTTGAAAGTATTAACCATCCATACGTGGCTTACGTAAATGGAAATGAAGTTAACTACCAATGGAAACCTGATCGCAACTCAAAAACGTTTACTTTTAAACCTAATTTATGCACCGATGTCTTTCTGCTGAAATTGTATCCGGGCATGAAGCCTGAGACGTTTGATTTTCTAAAAGATTTATATAAAGGAATCATTATTGAAAGCTTTGGAAACGGCGGCTTGCCTTTTGAAGGAAGGAGCCTGCTTTCTAAAATAAAAGAACTTACTGAAGAGGGTATGCCCATCGTTATTACGACTCAATGTCTAGAAGAAGGGGAAGATCTGCTTCTCTATGAAGTAGGCAGGAAAGTCGCCCAGTATCAAGTGATTTTGTCCGGAGATATGAATACAGAAGCCATCGTACCCAAATTAATGTGGGCACTCGGACAAACTCAATCTCTGGAACAGGTTAAGCAAATCATCGAAACGCCACTAGCTGGAGACTTAACCGTTAAATCAGATAATGAGGATGAAAAATAG
- a CDS encoding sugar ABC transporter permease, with protein sequence MNWQRWIMVIPALVFFAIFAIIPMCVAVYYTGLNWDGLTPPTWAGLSNWVQVFQNGEAWQSTRLTIELMVLCWITQNPISLVLGVFMAGKQKHRAVFGVFYFIPLLFSAAAIGVTWSYILNPNFGLVDSLLTALGVKQPVNWLGSPHLALISVSLVIAWQFIPFNSLLYQGGAKQIPESIYEAAKIDGAGPFRTFFSITLPQLKYTIVTSSVLILTGTLTYFDLIYVLTSGGPGTSTQVLAMDMYKQAFMNNNIGMGSVMAIILAVFGLILSLLILKFTGFNNMESQKEGA encoded by the coding sequence ATGAATTGGCAACGCTGGATAATGGTTATTCCAGCATTGGTTTTCTTTGCAATATTTGCAATCATCCCGATGTGTGTGGCGGTTTATTACACCGGATTAAATTGGGATGGATTAACCCCGCCTACTTGGGCTGGATTAAGTAACTGGGTGCAAGTTTTCCAAAATGGGGAGGCTTGGCAATCCACTAGGTTAACAATTGAATTAATGGTGTTATGTTGGATTACCCAAAATCCAATAAGTTTAGTATTAGGTGTATTTATGGCGGGAAAACAAAAACACAGAGCCGTCTTTGGGGTATTTTATTTTATCCCTCTGTTATTTTCGGCAGCTGCAATTGGTGTAACGTGGTCTTATATCTTAAATCCAAACTTCGGACTTGTAGATAGTTTATTAACCGCGTTGGGGGTTAAACAGCCTGTTAACTGGTTGGGAAGTCCTCATCTTGCTTTAATTAGTGTCAGTCTTGTTATTGCATGGCAATTCATTCCATTTAACTCTTTGCTGTATCAAGGTGGAGCCAAGCAAATACCTGAATCTATATATGAGGCAGCCAAAATAGATGGAGCAGGTCCTTTTAGAACTTTCTTTTCGATTACATTGCCCCAATTAAAATATACAATTGTTACATCATCGGTTCTAATTTTAACAGGGACATTGACTTATTTTGACTTGATTTATGTGCTTACGAGCGGGGGACCAGGAACATCCACTCAAGTTCTAGCTATGGACATGTACAAACAAGCCTTTATGAATAACAATATTGGAATGGGTAGCGTCATGGCCATAATTTTAGCTGTGTTTGGGCTTATCTTATCATTACTCATTTTGAAATTTACAGGATTTAATAATATGGAAAGTCAGAAGGAGGGGGCATAA
- a CDS encoding methylated-DNA--[protein]-cysteine S-methyltransferase yields MTKMYKMDYESPIGFIEVIGTHEAIVSILFCEKDKKENGVQTDTPPVLIECYNQLDAYFKGNRRDFTFPYQLEGTSFQKTVWEALIGIPYAETGSYKEIAVAIGNEKAIRAVGSANGRNKLSLVVPCHRVIGSNGKLTGYAGGLWRKAWLLHHEKSFKGL; encoded by the coding sequence ATGACAAAAATGTATAAAATGGATTATGAATCACCAATAGGCTTTATAGAAGTAATAGGTACCCATGAAGCTATCGTTTCCATTTTATTTTGCGAAAAGGATAAAAAGGAGAATGGTGTACAGACTGACACTCCTCCGGTTTTAATAGAATGCTATAACCAACTTGATGCCTATTTTAAAGGCAATCGTCGTGACTTTACCTTCCCTTATCAATTGGAAGGGACAAGCTTTCAAAAAACAGTATGGGAAGCTTTAATAGGTATCCCTTATGCGGAAACGGGGTCTTATAAAGAGATCGCCGTTGCCATTGGGAATGAAAAAGCGATCAGGGCTGTGGGAAGTGCAAATGGGAGAAACAAGTTAAGTCTTGTCGTCCCATGTCACAGAGTCATCGGTTCTAATGGGAAATTAACGGGTTATGCAGGAGGTCTATGGAGAAAGGCATGGTTGCTTCATCATGAAAAATCTTTTAAGGGATTATGA
- a CDS encoding helix-turn-helix domain-containing protein → MKKKKYNISVEATLEVIGGKWKCVILCHLTHGKKRTNELKRLMPNITQKMLTQQLRELEEDGIINRIAYNQIPPKVEYELSDYGWSLKSILDSLCEWGERHITKVYGDKFEVLEENVLNEHLKES, encoded by the coding sequence ATGAAGAAAAAGAAATACAACATATCAGTTGAAGCAACACTTGAAGTGATCGGTGGAAAATGGAAATGTGTGATTTTATGCCATCTTACTCATGGCAAGAAGCGCACAAATGAATTGAAACGTTTGATGCCTAACATCACGCAAAAAATGTTGACTCAACAATTACGTGAGTTAGAGGAAGATGGCATCATAAACAGAATAGCCTATAATCAAATCCCTCCCAAAGTGGAGTATGAGCTAAGTGACTATGGATGGAGTTTAAAAAGTATTTTGGACTCGCTATGTGAATGGGGAGAAAGACACATTACTAAGGTATATGGAGACAAATTTGAGGTTTTAGAAGAAAATGTTCTTAATGAGCATCTGAAGGAATCTTAA
- a CDS encoding extracellular solute-binding protein: MKGITKTLFSVVSALTVLAVAAGCGSSSNGSQKSSGKATVTMWSDVSGDAKTAIDNEVSRYNKSQSNITIDSQYFESNAYKQKLQIVMGAKKGPDIFSNWGGGRLNDFIKANDVVDMTSYLKNSKTKYLPSIMKSVTFDGKIYGVPHGNIQQVNFFYNKSLFKKYGLTPPKTWDELLSDVKVLKSKGIAPIALGGGDKWPDLMYFEYLVDRIGGPTVFQNIQEGKPNAWSQPEVIQALKMMQQLANAGGFESGFSSVGSGNGEDAALVYTNKAAMWLMGSWGYTSILSDDKSFIDDGNLGWFSFPAVTGGKGDPADVAGNPSEFYSISSNSKNKDAAAKFLVNGNLDKQNVKDLINIGNVPPVQGIESQLKQAKGGDYMTFSYDLIKNAPYFQQSWDTALSTKTGNELDDDLSKLLINQMTPQQVAADMQKFKN; the protein is encoded by the coding sequence ATGAAAGGCATTACAAAAACCTTATTTTCAGTTGTAAGCGCTTTGACTGTTTTGGCAGTTGCTGCAGGATGCGGGTCAAGCTCTAACGGTTCACAAAAATCTTCAGGAAAGGCAACGGTTACGATGTGGAGTGACGTAAGCGGGGATGCCAAAACTGCGATTGATAATGAAGTATCTCGCTACAACAAGTCCCAATCAAATATCACGATTGATTCACAATATTTCGAGTCCAATGCTTATAAACAAAAGCTTCAAATTGTTATGGGAGCTAAAAAGGGTCCGGATATTTTCAGTAACTGGGGCGGCGGCCGTTTAAATGACTTCATTAAGGCAAATGATGTTGTCGATATGACATCCTATCTTAAGAATAGCAAAACTAAATATTTGCCTTCCATTATGAAATCGGTTACGTTTGATGGAAAAATTTATGGAGTGCCACACGGTAACATCCAGCAAGTTAACTTTTTCTATAATAAAAGCTTATTCAAAAAATATGGCTTAACACCACCAAAGACTTGGGATGAACTCTTAAGTGATGTGAAAGTCCTTAAGTCAAAAGGAATTGCTCCAATTGCATTAGGCGGAGGAGACAAATGGCCAGACCTTATGTATTTTGAATACTTAGTAGACCGCATTGGCGGACCTACAGTGTTCCAAAATATTCAAGAAGGCAAACCAAATGCTTGGTCTCAGCCTGAAGTTATTCAAGCTCTTAAAATGATGCAGCAGCTTGCCAACGCAGGCGGCTTCGAAAGTGGTTTCAGTTCTGTCGGTTCTGGTAACGGAGAAGACGCAGCTCTTGTTTATACTAACAAAGCAGCAATGTGGTTAATGGGCAGCTGGGGTTACACAAGTATCTTGTCCGATGATAAGAGCTTTATCGACGATGGCAATTTAGGTTGGTTTTCTTTCCCGGCTGTCACTGGAGGTAAAGGTGATCCAGCTGATGTAGCAGGAAACCCAAGTGAATTCTATTCGATCTCTTCAAATTCTAAGAACAAAGATGCGGCTGCAAAGTTTCTTGTAAACGGTAACTTGGATAAGCAAAATGTTAAAGATTTGATTAACATTGGAAACGTTCCGCCCGTTCAAGGCATTGAGTCTCAGTTGAAGCAAGCAAAAGGCGGAGACTACATGACATTCTCTTATGATTTGATTAAAAATGCACCTTACTTCCAACAATCTTGGGATACGGCATTAAGTACTAAAACAGGTAATGAGTTAGATGATGATTTAAGCAAACTATTAATTAATCAAATGACTCCACAACAAGTAGCAGCCGACATGCAGAAGTTTAAAAATTAA